A DNA window from Xiphias gladius isolate SHS-SW01 ecotype Sanya breed wild chromosome 3, ASM1685928v1, whole genome shotgun sequence contains the following coding sequences:
- the nupr1b gene encoding nuclear protein 1b: protein MRRAKSSPESTRRRAGGGGAARPGYKTAPRSPDTNSLFFSPGATSAKTNMSHVDVKNLKPTSFEDEYYDEYEYYNLTDKYAEGSARKGRTKKEASDNTNRHNPAGHERKIVDKLQNSEKRAKE from the exons ATGCGGAGAGCCAAATCCAGTCCAGAGTCCAC gaggaggagagccgGCGGGGGAGGAGCCGCGCGTCCCGGCTATAAAACCGCCCCGAGAAGCCCGGACACgaacagcttgtttttctcaccCGGAGCGACTTCGGCGAAAACAAACATGAGTCACGTCGACGTGAAAAATCTCAAACCCACCAGCTTTGAGGACGAGTACTACGATGAATACGAGTATTATAACTTGACCGACAAATATGCAG aaGGCTCCGCTCGCAAAGGCAGGACAAAGAAGGAGGCCAGCGACAACACCAACAGACACAACCCCGCTGGGCATGAGCGCAAGATCGTGGACAAACTGCAGAACAGCGAGAAGCGAGCCAAAGAGTGA